One genomic segment of Hemibagrus wyckioides isolate EC202008001 linkage group LG08, SWU_Hwy_1.0, whole genome shotgun sequence includes these proteins:
- the cfl1 gene encoding cofilin-1, translating to MASGVQVQEHVLTIFNDMKVRKAQASEEERKKRKKAVLFCLSGDNKEIIMEEGREILQGDEGDPYLKFVKMLPLDDCRYALYDATYETKETKKEDLVFIFWAPENAPLKSKMIYASSKDAIKKKFTGIKHEWQVNGLDDIKDRKTLAEKLGGASVITLEGKPLND from the exons ATG GCCTCCGGAGTTCAAGTCCAAGAGCATGTGCTGACCATCTTCAATGACATGAAAGTGCGCAAGGCACAGGCCAGTGAAGAGGAgcggaagaagaggaagaaggctGTCTTGTTCTGCCTGAGTGGTGACAATAAAGAAATCATCATGGAAGAGGGTCGCGAGATCCTGCAGGGAGATGAGGGCGATCCCTACCTGAAGTTTGTCAAGATGCTGCCCCTTGATGACTGCCGTTATGCTCTGTATGACGCCACATACGAGACCAAGGAGACCAAGAAGGAGGACCTGGTATTCATCTTTTG GGCCCCAGAGAATGCTCCACTCAAGAGCAAGATGATCTATGCCAGCTCTAAGGATGCAATCAAAAAGAAGTTCACAG GTATCAAGCATGAGTGGCAAGTGAACGGACTGGACGACATCAAGGACCGAAAGACTCTCGCTGAGAAGCTTGGAGGCGCTTCGGTGATCACCCTGGAAGGAAAGCCTCTGAATGATTGA